The Jannaschia sp. M317 DNA segment GACCGTGGGCCTGTCCGGGGCGGGAATCGTCAACGAGCGGGCCGATATCACCGACCGCGAAGGCCGGGTGTTGGCCACGAACGTCACGGCAACCGCGCTTTATGCGCAACCGCACATGATGGTCGATCCCGTGGCCGCCGCCCAAGGGTTGGCCGCGATCTTTCCGGACATGAATGCCGAGACCTGGGCGCGGCGCTTTACCTCCGGGTCCAAGTTCTTCTGGCTCAAGGGCAACATCTCTCCCGAGCAGCAGCAGGCCGTGCATGATCTGGGCGAGCCGGGATTGCTGTTCGGACAACGCGAAATGCGGCTTTATCCGAACGGTCCGTTGGCGGCTCATGTCCTTGGTGGTGCCCGGTATGGCGCCCAGGACGTCCGCGCCGCCGAGATCAAGGGAATCGCGGGCATCGAAAAGACCTTCAATGCCTATCTGTCCGATCCGGCGCAGGAAGGTGCGCCACTGCGCCTGTCGCTGGACCTTACGGTTCAGACGGCGGTGGAACAGGTGCTGTCCGGCGGCATGCGGCTGATGAACGCCAAGGGGGCGGCAGCCGTCTTGATGGACATCCACACCGGAGAGATCCTGTCGCTGGCGTCTTTGCCTGACTTCGACCCGAATTCCCGGCCCCGCCCGGCAACCGAGGGCGACCAGGCCGATAGCCCGCTGTTCAACCGCGCGGTGCAGGGCGTCTATGAACTCGGCTCGACGTTCAAGATATTCACTGCCGCGCAGTCGCTTGAACTGGGCCTGACCAACGCCGGGACGATGATCGACACCTCGGGCCCGCTGCGGGTCAATCGTCATCCGATCGGCGACTTCCACGACTATGGCCCGCGCCTGTCGGTGGCGGATGTGATCCGCAAATCGTCGAACCGGGGCACGGCGCGCATGGCCCTGGCCATCGGGGCGGAACGGCAGCAGGACTTTCTGCGCAGCCTCGGGTTCTTCGAGCCGACCCCGGTCGAGCTGATCGAGGCACCGGGCGCCAAGCCCATCGTGCCGCCACGCTGGCCCGACATCACCACGGCGACGGTCAGCTATGGCCACGGCCTGTCGGCCTCTCCGCTGCATCTGGCGGTCGGCTATGCTTCTGTTCTCAATGGGGGAACGCGGGTGACGCCGACGCTTCTGGCGCGCAGCGAACCACCCCGGCCCGGGCCCCGGGTCGTGGGGCCACGCGTTTCGGCCGAGGCGCGCCATATGTTGCGCCAGGTCGTTTTGAACGGCACCGCCTCGATGGGTGAGGTGCCGGGCTATCAGGTCGGTGGCAAGACCGGCACCGCAGACAAGCCGGGAGTGGGCGGCTATCAGGAAAACACCGTGATCGCGACCTTTGCCAGCGTCTTTCCGGCCAACGATCCAGATTACGTCTTGATCGTCACCCTGGACGAACCCGAAATCCACGCCGCGGGCGAGGATCGCCGCACGGCGGGCTGGACGGCGGTGCCCGTCGCCTCGGAACTGGTGGCACGGGTTGCGCCGTTGCTGGGATTGCGGCCTGACTTCGATCCCGGCCGTGACGAATTCGGCGCATATCTGACCCAGGCGGCTGCCCGTTGATGGACGGCCCGCGCCACGCGCGATAAGTCACCCGCGCAAGGGGGCACGCATGAGCAAAACTCTGTCTGAACTTGGTCTGACCGGTCCCGAGGGCCTGCTGGTTGGCGGCTTGGCCGTAGACAATCGCAAGGTCCGGAGCGGCGATCTGTTTGCGGCGCTGCCCGGCTCTGCCACCCATGGCGCGCGGTTTGCGGGCGATGCGCTGGCGCGCGGTGCCGTGGCGGTCCTGACCGATCCCGCAGGCGCGGCGATGCTGCCCGAAGGCGCCACGGCGATCACGGTCGAGGATCCGCGCGCCGCGCTGGCCTTTGCCGCCGCGCTGATGGCGGGGGCGCAGCCAGACTGCATGGTCGCGGTGACGGGCACCAACGGCAAGACGTCGGTTGCCAGTTTCACGCGTCAACTCTGGGAGGCGATGGGCCTGGCTGGTGTGAACATCGGCACCACCGGCGTCGAAGGGGCCTTTCACGCACCTTCGGCCCATACCACGCCGGAACCGATCACCCTGCACCGCCTGCTGGCTGACATGGCGGGCTCAGGCGTGACCCATGCCGCGATGGAGGCCTCGTCCCACGGGCTCGATCAACGGCGGCTGGAGGCGGTGCGTCTGGCGGCGGCGGGGTTCACCAATCTGACGCAGGATCACCTGGATTATCACGGCACCATGGAGGCGTACTTTGCCGCCAAGGCGGGGCTATTCGACCGGCTTTTGCCCGGTGACGGCGTGGCGGTCATCAATCTGGACGATCCCCATGGCCCCGATCTGGCCGCCGCCTGCGAAAGCCGCGGGCAGGAGGTCATCGGCGTCGGGGCCAACGAGGCGGCGCGCATTCGCCTGACAGGCCAGCGGTTCGACGCAACCGGGCAGGAGGTTCTGTTCCGCTGGCAGGACCGGGCGGTGTCCGCCCGGCTGGATCTGATTGGCGGGTTCCAGGCGGCGAACGCGCTGCTGGCTGCGGGGCTGGTCATCGCCGGCGGCGAGGACCCGGCGCAGGTCTTCGCGGCGCTGCCCAGGTTGCGTGGCGTGCGCGGCCGGATGGAACTGGCCGCGACGCGAGCTGGCGGGGCTGCGGTTTTTGTCGACTACGCCCATACGCCGGACGCCGTGGCCACGGCGCTGACGGCGCTGCGCCCGCATGTCATGGGGCGGATCATCGCGATCGTGGGCGCGGGCGGCGACCGCGACCGGGGCAAGCGGCCCCTGATGGGGCAGGCGGCGGCGGATCACGCCGATGTTGTCATCGTCACCGACGACAACCCCCGCTCCGAAGATGCCGCGTCGATCCGTGCCGCCGTGAAGCAGGGCGCGCCGGAGGCCATTGAAATAGGCGACCGGGCCGAGGCCATCCTGCGGGGCGCCGGTCTGTTGGAGCCGGGCGACGCCCTGCTGATCATGGGCAAGGGCCACGAGACGGGGCAGACGGTGGGCGACATGGTCTTGCCGTTTGACGATGTGGAACAGGCGTCGATTTCCGTCGCCGCGCTGGAGGGACGGGCATGACGCTCTGGACTGCGGCAGAGGCCGCCGAGGCGACCGGCGGGCGTGCCATCGGGGATTGGTCCGTGACGGGCCTGTCGATCGACACCCGTTCGATCCAGGCGGGGGATCTGTTCGTGGCGCTCAAGGCGGCGCGCGACGGGCATGATTTCGTGGCACAGGCCTTGGACAAGGGGGCGGGTGCCGCGCTGGTGTCCCGCGTGCCCGACGGCTGCGACGCGGGACCCTTGTTGTTGGTGGACGACGTGCAGACCGCGTTGGAGGCCTTGGGCCGGGCCGCGCGGGCGCGCACCACGGCCCGGGTCATCGCGGTGACGGGCAGTGTCGGCAAAACCTCTACCAAGGAAATGCTGCGTCACGTTCTGGTCCCGCAGGGCAAGGTTCACGCCGCCATCAAAAGCTTCAACAACCATTGGGGCGTGCCGCTGACCCTGGCGGGCATCCCGGCTGACGCCGATTTCGCCGTGATCGAGATCGGCATGAACCATCCGGGCGAAATCGCACCGCTTGCAGATCAG contains these protein-coding regions:
- a CDS encoding penicillin-binding protein 2 — encoded protein: MIFRRPTRQQPTDPFVPVAPTVPRAPAPKPVIPRENPERARMRAERRLKFTASCFVLGFMVIGIKMGAIAASEAREPTTVGLSGAGIVNERADITDREGRVLATNVTATALYAQPHMMVDPVAAAQGLAAIFPDMNAETWARRFTSGSKFFWLKGNISPEQQQAVHDLGEPGLLFGQREMRLYPNGPLAAHVLGGARYGAQDVRAAEIKGIAGIEKTFNAYLSDPAQEGAPLRLSLDLTVQTAVEQVLSGGMRLMNAKGAAAVLMDIHTGEILSLASLPDFDPNSRPRPATEGDQADSPLFNRAVQGVYELGSTFKIFTAAQSLELGLTNAGTMIDTSGPLRVNRHPIGDFHDYGPRLSVADVIRKSSNRGTARMALAIGAERQQDFLRSLGFFEPTPVELIEAPGAKPIVPPRWPDITTATVSYGHGLSASPLHLAVGYASVLNGGTRVTPTLLARSEPPRPGPRVVGPRVSAEARHMLRQVVLNGTASMGEVPGYQVGGKTGTADKPGVGGYQENTVIATFASVFPANDPDYVLIVTLDEPEIHAAGEDRRTAGWTAVPVASELVARVAPLLGLRPDFDPGRDEFGAYLTQAAAR
- a CDS encoding UDP-N-acetylmuramoyl-L-alanyl-D-glutamate--2,6-diaminopimelate ligase produces the protein MSKTLSELGLTGPEGLLVGGLAVDNRKVRSGDLFAALPGSATHGARFAGDALARGAVAVLTDPAGAAMLPEGATAITVEDPRAALAFAAALMAGAQPDCMVAVTGTNGKTSVASFTRQLWEAMGLAGVNIGTTGVEGAFHAPSAHTTPEPITLHRLLADMAGSGVTHAAMEASSHGLDQRRLEAVRLAAAGFTNLTQDHLDYHGTMEAYFAAKAGLFDRLLPGDGVAVINLDDPHGPDLAAACESRGQEVIGVGANEAARIRLTGQRFDATGQEVLFRWQDRAVSARLDLIGGFQAANALLAAGLVIAGGEDPAQVFAALPRLRGVRGRMELAATRAGGAAVFVDYAHTPDAVATALTALRPHVMGRIIAIVGAGGDRDRGKRPLMGQAAADHADVVIVTDDNPRSEDAASIRAAVKQGAPEAIEIGDRAEAILRGAGLLEPGDALLIMGKGHETGQTVGDMVLPFDDVEQASISVAALEGRA